A single Phaenicophaeus curvirostris isolate KB17595 chromosome 26, BPBGC_Pcur_1.0, whole genome shotgun sequence DNA region contains:
- the CDK5RAP3 gene encoding CDK5 regulatory subunit-associated protein 3 isoform X1, with amino-acid sequence MEVSPQNYQNVPIDIQTSKLLDWLVDRRHCNLKWQSQVLVIRQKIDAAIQDMPENEEIKQLLAGAYLHYFHCLRIVEILKGTEASTKNLFGRYSSQRMKDWQEIVSLYEKENTYLAELASLLVRSISYEIPSLRKQISRCQQAQQDFARREEECQLGAAELRERFFASCKQYGITGDDVRQELLALVKDLPSLLSEIAAGASALSEAIELYQACVEFVCESSTELVVPLLRHVGKRGNTTVYEWKTGLQPLRVERPEVDLVPEPPKEDTIDWGDFTLEPSSVGAGAAADGGAQGEGIDWGITLEPDPQDGGIDWGDGESEEVQITVLEAGTEVPEGVACGSEALTLLENTETRNQFIDELMELELFLSQRLVEMEEEADIVAVSQFQLAPAALQGQTSARVGSLLASARALLGQLCTRSMQHLFMILASPRYVDRVSELLRQKLKQAELLLAKKETMSQKRLEALAEQGALEPKLDRLLEKTKELQKLIEADVSKRYSGRPVNLMGVSL; translated from the exons ATGGAG GTCTCTCCCCAGAACTACCAGAACGTGCCCATCGACATCCAGACCAGCAAGCTCCTGG ACTGGCTGGTGGACAGGAGGCACTGCAACCTGAAATGGCAGAGCCAGGTCCTCGTCATCCGCCAGAAGATCGACGCGGCTATTCAAGACATGCCCGAGAACGAGGAGAtcaagcagctgctggcaggggcCT ACCTGCATTACTTCCACTGCCTGAGGATCGTGGAGATCCTCAAGGGCACTGAGGCTTCCACCAAGAACCTCTTTGGGCGCTACTCGTCGCAGCGCATGAAG gacTGGCAGGAGATCGTCTCCCTCTATGAGAAGGAGAACACCTACCTGG CCGAGCTCGCCAGTCTCCTGGTGCGCAGCATCAGCTACGAGATCCCCTCGCTGCGCAAGCAGATCAGCCGATGCCAGCAGGCCCAGCAGGACTTCGCTCGCCGTGAGGAGGAATGTCAGCTGGGAGCTGCCGAGCTGCGGGAGCGCTTCTTCGCCTCTTGCAAGCAGTACGGCATCACC GGTGACGACGTGCgccaggagctgctggcctTGGTGAAGGACCTGCCGTCGCTGCTCTCTGAGATCGCAGCAGGAGCCAGCGCGCTCTCCGAAGCCATCGAGCTGTACCAGGCCTGTGTGGAGTTCGTCTGCGAGAG CTCCACAGAGTTAGTGGTGCCCCTGCTGCGGCACGTGGGGAAAAGAGGCAACACCACCGTCTACGAGTGGAAGACGGGGCTGCAGCCGCTGCGAGTGGAGCGGCCGGAGGTGGATTTGGTGCCGGAGCCACCCAAGGAGGACACG ATCGACTGGGGAGACTTTACGCTGGAGCCGAGCAGCGTGGGTGCCGGAGCCGCTGCCGATGGGGGAGCCCAGGGCGAGGGCATCGACTGGGGGATCACGCTGGAGCCCGATCCCCAG GACGGTGGAATTGactggggagatggggaaagcGAGGAGGTGCAGATCACAGTGCTGGAGGCTGGCACCGAGG TGCCCGAGGGTGTTGCCTGCGGCTCTGAGGCCCTGACGCTCCTGGAAAACACCGAGACTCGGAACCAGTTCATCGATGAACTCATGGAG ctggAGTTGTTCCTGTCCCAGCGcctggtggagatggaggaggaggccgACATCGTGGCCGTGAGCCAGTTCCAGCTGGCGCCGGCCGCGCTGCAGGGCCAGACGAGCGCCCGCGTGGGCTCCCTCCTGGCCAGCGCCCGAGCGCTGCTGGGCCAGCTCTGCACCCGCAGCATGCAGCACCTCTTCATGATCCTCGCCTCCCCCAG GTACGTGGACCGCGTGAGCGAGCTGCTGCGGCAGAAGCTGAAGCAGgcggagctgctgctggccaagAAGGAGACAATGAGCCAGAAGCGCCTGGAGGCCCTGGCGGAGCAGGGGGCCCTGGAGCCCAAGCTCGACCGCCTGCTGGAGAAGACCAAGGAGCTCcagaagctg ATCGAGGCCGACGTCTCCAAGCGCTACAGCGGGCGGCCGGTCAACCTGATGGGGGTCTCGCTGTGA
- the PRR15L gene encoding proline-rich protein 15-like protein, producing MAESHGWWKLTFLRKRRSVPAVLYESPDGHAAATGESQETPGEEGPPSFATRLEKIVDKSSKSKHVKVSNSGRFKEKKKVRATLAENPNLCAATEREEK from the coding sequence ATGGCCGAGAGCCACGGCTGGTGGAAGCTGACGTTCCTACGGAAGCGCCGCTCGGTGCCCGCGGTGCTGTATGAGAGCCCCGACGGCCACGCTGCCGCCACCGGAGAGAGCCAAGAGACACCCGGTGAGGAGGGGCCACCCAGCTTTGCCACCCGCCTGGAGAAGATCGTGGACAAGAGCAGCAAGAGCAAACACGTCAAGGTCTCCAACTCGGGGCGCttcaaggagaagaagaaagtgCGGGCGACGCTGGCCGAGAATCCCAACCTCTGCGCCGCCACCGAGCGAGAGGAGAAATGA
- the PNPO gene encoding pyridoxine-5'-phosphate oxidase, with protein MELGAMRKSYRGDEEAFEEQHLVSRDPIKQFGAWFEEAASCEAIGEANAMCLATCTRDAKPSARMVLLKGFGQDGFRFFTNLESRKGKELDANPVASLVFYWEPLNRQVRIEGSVKRLPEEESLRYFHSRPKSSQIGAVVSHQSTVIPDREYLRKKNAELEEHYREAPVPKPSYWGGYILEPEVMEFWQGQTNRLHDRIVFRRVRDGSAPLGAFTHRGEGEWVFERLAP; from the exons ATGGAGCTGGGGGCGATGCGGAAGAGCTACCGGGGGGACGAGGAG gccTTCGAGGAGCAGCACCTGGTTTCCCGCGACCCCATCAAGCAATTCGGCGCCTGGTTCGAGGAGGCTGCGAGCTGCGAGGCCATCGGGGAGGCCAACGCCATGTGCTTGGCCACCTGCACCAG GGACGCGAAGCCCTCGGCCCGCATGGTGCTGCTCAAGGGCTTCGGGCAGGATGGATTCCGCTTCTTCACCAACCTCGAGAGCCGTAAGGGGAAGGAGCTG GACGCCAACCCCGTCGCCTCGCTCGTCTTTTACTGGGAGCCCCTCAACCGGCAG GTCCGGATTGAGGGCTCGGTGAAGCGGCTGCCGGAGGAGGAATCGCTGCGGTACTTCCACTCGCGCCCCAAGAGCAGCCAGATCGGGGCTGTGGTCAGTCACCAGAGCACCGTCATCCCCGACCGGGAG TATCTGAGGAAGAAGAACGCGGAGCTGGAGGAGCACTACAGGGAAGCTCCGGTGCCGAAGCCGTCATACTG GGGGGGCTACATCCTGGAGCCGGAGGTCATGGAGTTCTGGCAAGGCCAAACCAACCGCCTGCACGACCGCATCGTTTTCCGCCGCGTGCGGGACGGCTCAGCCCCCCTGGGAGCCTTCACGCACCGCGGAGAGGGCGAGTGGGTCTTCGAGCGCCTCGCTCCGTGA